In Taeniopygia guttata chromosome 34, bTaeGut7.mat, whole genome shotgun sequence, a genomic segment contains:
- the EIF3K gene encoding eukaryotic translation initiation factor 3 subunit K (The RefSeq protein has 1 substitution compared to this genomic sequence): MALFEQMRANVGKLLRGIDRYNPENLATLERYVETQAKENAYDLEANLAVLKLYQFNPAFFQTGVTAQILFKALTNLPHTDFTLCKCMIDQAHQEERPIRQILYLGELLETCHFQSFWQALDENMELLEGITGFEDSVRKFICHVVGITYQHIDRWLLAEMLGDLSESQLRVWMSKYGWTEPEPGRILISNQEENIKPKNIVEKIDFDSVSSIMASSL; the protein is encoded by the exons ATGGCGCTGTTCGAGCAGATGCGGGCGAACGTGGGGAAACTGCTGCGGGGCATCGACCG GTACAACCCCGAGAACCTGGCCACGCTGGAGCGCTACGTGGAGACGCAGGCCAAGGAGAACGCCTACGACCTGGAGGCCAACCTGGCCGTGCTGAAGCT GTACCAGTTCAACCCCGCCTTCTTCCAGACCGGGGTGACGGCGCAGATCCTGCTCAAGGCGCTCACCAACCTGCCCCACACCGACTTCACCCTCTGCAAGTGCATGATCGACCAGGCACAC CAAGAGGAGCGGCCCATCCGGCAGATCCTGTacctgggggagctgctggagaccTGCCACTTCCAGTCCTTCTGG CAAGCGCTGGATGAGAACATGGAGTTGCTGGAGGGGATCACCGGCTTCGAGGACTCCGTcaggaaat TCATCTGCCACGTGGTGGGGATCACCTACCAGCACATCGATCGCTGGTTGCTTGCCGAGATGCTGGGGGACCTCTCAg AGTCGCAGCTGAGGGTGTGGATGAGCAAATACGGGTGGACAGAGCCGGAGCCGGGGCGGATCCTGATCTCCAACCAGGAGGAGAACATCAAACCCAAGAACATCGTGGAGAAGATCGACTTCGACA gtgtgtccagcaTCATGGCATCCTCTCTCTGA